A part of Populus alba chromosome 8, ASM523922v2, whole genome shotgun sequence genomic DNA contains:
- the LOC118062341 gene encoding GDSL esterase/lipase At4g16230 has translation MNKSFPLLCFKELLMGFVSGRCVVIGAILHMATASFLFSVCSAKDPPALYIFGDSLVDAGNNFYINTAAKANFPNGIDFGNPIGIPSGRFTNGRIVTDMLGEEVGLTSLTPPYLAPTTTGDVILKGVNYASSASGILNDTERFFRLYNLDARKFIVTNSAAVGCIPFVRDLHSSVDSCVAVVNQKAQLFNGRLDSLLAELTKNLEASTFICANVYAMLDDILNNYMTSYGIPNE, from the exons ATGAACAAGTCATTTCCTCTCTTATGTTTCAAAGAACTGTTGATGGGTTTTGTATCAGGAAGATGCGTTGTTATAGGTGCGATACTGCATATGGCAACAGCCTCTTTTTTGTTCAGTGTCTGCTCAGCGAAGGATCCTCCTGCTCTTTATATATTTGGAGATTCACTGGTTGATGCAGGAAACAACTTCTACATTAATACAGCAGCAAAAGCAAATTTTCCTAACGGGATTGATTTTGGGAATCCAATAGGAATTCCATCTGGGCGATTTACAAACGGGAGAATAGTAACTGATATGTTAG gAGAAGAAGTGGGGTTGACTAGTTTAACTCCTCCTTACCTGGCTCCGACAACCACCGGAGATGTGATTCTGAAGGGTGTCAATTATGCTTCTTCAGCATCGGGAATTTTGAATGATACTGAACGGTTCTTC AGACTCTACAATCTGGATGCCAGAAAGTTTATAGTTACAAATTCTGCTGCTGTTGGATGCATCCCTTTCGTTAGAGATCTACACTCATCTGTAGATAGCTGTGTTGCTGTCGTGAATCAGAAAGCACAGTTATTCAATGGCCGATTGGATAGCCTGCTAGCGGAACTCACCAAAAATCTCGAGGCATCAACTTTTATTTGTGCAAATGTTTATGCAATGCTAGATGATATTCTGAATAACTACATGACATCATATGGTATACCGAATGAGTGA
- the LOC118062342 gene encoding probable pectinesterase 67: MAVWSLPPTMSLKPAHVASFATILVLAVSFSGHVDGLTAQTVIDSPLLTQKIGTNRTIKVDINGDGDFTSVQEAINAVPKNNSQWIIIHLRKGVYREKVHVPKNKPYIFLRGNGKGRTAIVWSQSSANNKASATFTVEAPNFIAFGISFKNEAPTGMAFTSQNQSVAAFVGSDMAAFYHCGFYSTHNTLFDYKGRHYYDDCYIQGSIDFIFGRGRSIFHSCEVFVIADMRVDILGSITAHNRETEDDSGFVFIKGKFYGIGNVYLGRAKGAYSRVVFAKAYLSKTIAPQGWTNWSYAGKTENLYQAEYKCHGPGADPENRAPWSKQLTEEEAKSFMSIDFIDGKEWLPVWQN; encoded by the exons ATGGCTGTTTGGTCTTTGCCTCCTACTATGTCCCTAAAACCAGCCCATGTTGCTTCCTTTGCTACCATTTTAGTCCTCGCCGTGTCATTTTCAGGCCATGTTGATGGCTTGACTGCACAAACAGTTATAGACTCTCCTCTGTTGACGCAAAAAATCGGCACCAATCGGACAATCAAGGTCGATATCAATGGCGATGGAGATTTTACGTCGGTCCAAGAGGCCATAAATGCTGTTCCTAAAAACAATTCTCAATGGATTATCATCCATCTCAGGAAAGGAGTTTACAG AGAAAAGGTACACGTTCCCAAGAATAAGCCGTATATATTCTTGAGAGGGAATGGTAAAGGAAGGACAGCCATTGTCTGGTCTCAAAGCTCTGCTAATAACAAGGCATCTGCAACATTCACCGTCGAAGCCCCCAATTTCATTGCTTTTGGTATTAGCTTCAAG AATGAGGCTCCAACAGGGATGGCTTTTACATCACAAAACCAGTCTGTGGCAGCATTTGTTGGTTCGGACATGGCTGCATTCTACCACTGTGGGTTCTACAGCACCCACAACACGTTATTTGATTACAAGGGGAGGCATTACTATGACGATTGCTACATTCAGGGCTCAATTGACTTCATCTTTGGCCGTGGCAGGTCCATTTTCCAT AGCTGTGAAGTCTTCGTGATTGCTGACATGAGGGTGGATATTCTTGGGTCCATTACAGCTCATAATAGGGAAACAGAAGATGACAGTGGGTTTGTTTTTATCAAAGGGAAGTTTTATGGCATTGGTAATGTGTACTTAGGAAGAGCTAAAGGCGCCTATTCCAGGGTCGTTTTCGCAAAAGCCTATCTTTCTAAGACCATTGCACCTCAGGGCTGGACTAATTGGAGCTACGCCGGCAAAACAGA GAATCTCTACCAGGCAGAATACAAGTGCCACGGACCGGGAGCCGATCCCGAGAACCGCGCCCCTTGGTCGAAACAACTTACTGAGGAAGAAGCTAAAAGCTTCATGTCCATTGATTTCATAGATGGCAAGGAATGGCTCCCAGTTTGGCAAAATTAG
- the LOC118062455 gene encoding uncharacterized protein, with product MEGGDGEGIDRVVDSKDLQQQSKALDKLTDRVEDRQLDSTRVQEAMASISASAEADANAMRLREKELAAVKINAADVDIIANELELDKKVAERTLREHKGDAVAAIRHLLH from the exons atggAAGGTGGAGACGGAGAAGGAATAGACAGAGTAGTAGATTCGAAAGACTTACAACAACAAAGCAAAGCACTTGATAAACTCACCGACCGTGTAGAAGATCGCCAACTCGATTCTACTCGAGTTCAAGAAGCTATGGCTTCTATTTCCGCTTCTGCTGAAGCTGATGCTAACGCTATGAGATTGAG GGAGAAAGAATTGGCTGCTGTGAAGATCAACGCAGCTGATGTTGACATAATTGCAAATGAATTAGAG TTGGACAAGAAGGTAGCAGAGAGAACCTTACGCGAGCACAAGGGCGATGCTGTTGCTGCTATCCGCCATCTTCTTCACTAG
- the LOC118062456 gene encoding uncharacterized protein isoform X1 produces the protein MESTAPAEELLKKIEELEAGHHHLQQEVSKLKLSSTTTDPKSTQQRSHSISPQRSGPRRRVSGGPTGSSFEAAWKKGSASSRHSSPLQKESRSLNSDNVRAGNSNGGREGGDGNSGPSAVKFTDKQYLNILQSMGQSVHIFDVSGRIIYWNRTAENLYGYSAAEALGQDATGLLIDPRDYAVANGIIQRVSMGEKWTGKFPVKNKMAERFTVVATNTPLYDDDGALVGIICVSSDSRPFQEMEVALLDSRNLEAESSHRRPKNTVMTKLGLDSQQPLQAAVASKISNLASKVSNKVKSKIQIGENSTDREVGSGDSHYSDHGYSDAALSDHREDANSSGASTPRGDLHPSPFGVFSNLDDKSPVKPSRDSGDESEGKPAIHKIITSKAEAWIGKKGLSWPWKGNEKEGSEARTTRFGWPWLQNDQESETYHETSPSSVAKSESQVSESIRPATNEASGSWSSINVNSTSSASSCGSTSSTVNKVDMDTDCLDYEILWEDLTIGEQIGQGSCGTVYHALWYGSDVAVKVFSKQEYSDDIILAFRQEVSLMKRLRHPNVLLFMGAVTSTQRLCIVTEFLPRGSLFRLLQRNTAKLDWRRRVHMALDIARGMNYLHHCNPPIIHRDLKSSNLLVDKNWTVKVGDFGLSRLKHETYLTTKTGKGTPQWMAPEVLRNEPSDEKSDIYSYGVILWELSTEKIPWDNLNSMQVIGAVGFMNQRLEIPKDVDPQWASIIESCWHSDPRCRPTFQELLEKLRDLQRQYAIQVQAARSATADNTQKEL, from the exons ATGGAAAGCACAGCACCAGCAGAAGAGCTGCTAAAAAAGATCGAAGAACTTGAAGCAGGACACCATCATCTTCAACAAGAAGTGTCAAAGCTCAAGCTCTCCTCTACTACTACCGATCCAAAATCAACCCAACAACGGTCCCATTCAATATCTCCTCAAAGGTCCGGTCCCAGGAGGCGGGTTTCTGGTGGGCCAACCGGGTCAAGTTTTGAGGCTGCTTGGAAGAAGGGTTCTGCTTCATCTAGACATTCATCGCCCCTACAGAAAGAAAGTAGAAGTTTGAATAGTGATAATGTTAGAGCTGGCAACAGTAATGGTGGTAGAGAAGGAGGAGATGGCAATAGTGGACCTTCTGCTGTGAAGTTTACTGATAAACAGTATTTGAATATATTGCAGTCTATGGGACAGTCTGTTCatatttttgatgtttcagGTCGTATTATTTACTG GAACCGAACAGCGGAGAACCTTTATGGTTATTCAGCTGCAGAAGCTCTTGGTCAGGATGCTACTGGGCTTCTAATTGATCCTCGGGATTATGCGGTGGCGAATGGTATTATTCAACGGGTTAGTATGGGGGAGAAATGGACAGGGAAGTTTCCAGTTAAGAACAAAATGGCTGAAAGGTTTACAGTTGTTGCTACTAATACTCCATTATACGATGATGATGGCGCTTTGGTTGGGATTATTTGTGTATCGAGTGATTCACGGCCTTTTCAAGAAATGGAAGTTGCATTGTTGGATTCAAGGAACTTGGAAGCAGAGTCGAGCCATAGAAGGCCCAAGAATACTGTCATGACCAAACTTGGTCTTGATTCTCAACAGCCCTTGCAAGCAGCGGTTGcgtcaaaaatatcaaatttg GCATCCAAGGTGAGTAACAAAGTCAAGTCCAAAATTCAGATTGGAGAGAACAGCACGGATCGTGAAGTAGGGAGTGGGGATAGTCACTATTCTGACCATGGGTACTCAGATGCAGCTCTATCTGACCATCGGGAGGATGCAAATTCTAGTGGAGCTAGCACACCAAGAGGAGATTTGCATCCATCTCCTTTTGGTGTATTTTCTAATCTTGATGACAAGTCCCCAGTAAAACCATCCAGAGACTCTGGTGATGAGAGTGAAGGAAAGCCTGCAATTCACAAGATCATTACCTCAAAGGCAGAAGCATGGATTGGTAAGAAAGGGTTGTCGTGGCCCTGGAAAGGGAATGAAAAGGAAGGTTCAGAAGCAAGGACAACCCGTTTTGGGTGGCCATGGTTGCAAAATGATCAAGAGAGTGAAACGTATCATGAGACAAGTCCCTCTTCTGTTGCAAAATCTGAAAGCCAGGTCAGTGAAAGTATTCGGCCTGCCACTAATGAGGCCTCTGGGTCCTGGTCTTCAATTAATGTTAACAGCACAAGCAGTGCTAGTAGTTGCGGAAGTACCAGCAGTACTGTGAATAAGGTGGATATGGACACTGATTGCTTGGACTATGAAATATTGTGGGAGGACCTGACAATTGGAGAGCAAATTGGGCAAG GTTCTTGTGGAACTGTTTATCATGCCCTGTGGTACGGATCA GATGTTGCTGTCAAGGTATTCTCCAAGCAAGAATATTCAGATGATATTATACTTGCATTTCGACAAGAG GTATCTCTTATGAAGAGACTCCGGCATCCAAATGTTTTGCTCTTCATGGGTGCTGTGACTTCAACTCAGCGTCTCTGCATTGTTACAGAGTTCCTCCCACG TGGAAGTTTGTTTCGCTTACTGCAGAGGAACACAGCCAAACTAGATTGGAGACGGCGTGTTCACATGGCATTGGATATA GCTCGAGGTATGAACTATCTTCATCATTGCAACCCGCCTATCATTCATCGTGATCTGAAGTCTTCAAATCTCTTAGTTGACAAGAATTGGACTGTAAAG GTTGGAGATTTTGGTCTATCACGTCTAAAGCATGAAACTTATTTGACAACAAAGACCGGAAAGGGAACG CCTCAATGGATGGCACCCGAAGTTCTCCGTAATGAACCCTCTGATGAGAA GTCTGATATTTACAGCTATGGAGTAATACTTTGGGAGCTTTCCACTGAGAAGATCCCTTGGGATAATCTCAACTCAATGCAG GTGATTGGAGCTGTAGGGTTTATGAACCAACGGCTAGAGATCCCAAAAGATGTGGATCCACAGTGGGCTTCTATAATTGAGAGTTGCTGGCACAG TGATCCAAGGTGCCGTCCAACGTTCCAGGAATTGCTGGAAAAGCTTAGAGATCTTCAAAGACAATATGCCATTCAAGTCCAGGCAGCCCGTTCTGCAACTGCAGACAACACACAGAAGGAACTGTAG
- the LOC118062456 gene encoding uncharacterized protein isoform X2, with protein MESTAPAEELLKKIEELEAGHHHLQQEVSKLKLSSTTTDPKSTQQRSHSISPQRSGPRRRVSGGPTGSSFEAAWKKGSASSRHSSPLQKESRSLNSDNVRAGNSNGGREGGDGNSGPSAVKFTDKQYLNILQSMGQSVHIFDVSGRIIYWNRTAENLYGYSAAEALGQDATGLLIDPRDYAVANGIIQRVSMGEKWTGKFPVKNKMAERFTVVATNTPLYDDDGALVGIICVSSDSRPFQEMEVALLDSRNLEAESSHRRPKNTVMTKLGLDSQQPLQAAVASKISNLASKVSNKVKSKIQIGENSTDREVGSGDSHYSDHGYSDAALSDHREDANSSGASTPRGDLHPSPFGVFSNLDDKSPVKPSRDSGDESEGKPAIHKIITSKAEAWIGKKGLSWPWKGNEKEGSEARTTRFGWPWLQNDQESETYHETSPSSVAKSESQVSESIRPATNEASGSWSSINVNSTSSASSCGSTSSTVNKVDMDTDCLDYEILWEDLTIGEQIGQGSCGTVYHALWYGSDVAVKVFSKQEYSDDIILAFRQEVSLMKRLRHPNVLLFMGAVTSTQRLCIVTEFLPRGSLFRLLQRNTAKLDWRRRVHMALDIARGMNYLHHCNPPIIHRDLKSSNLLVDKNWTVKVGDFGLSRLKHETYLTTKTGKGTPQWMAPEVLRNEPSDEKSDIYSYGVILWELSTEKIPWDNLNSMQFTCR; from the exons ATGGAAAGCACAGCACCAGCAGAAGAGCTGCTAAAAAAGATCGAAGAACTTGAAGCAGGACACCATCATCTTCAACAAGAAGTGTCAAAGCTCAAGCTCTCCTCTACTACTACCGATCCAAAATCAACCCAACAACGGTCCCATTCAATATCTCCTCAAAGGTCCGGTCCCAGGAGGCGGGTTTCTGGTGGGCCAACCGGGTCAAGTTTTGAGGCTGCTTGGAAGAAGGGTTCTGCTTCATCTAGACATTCATCGCCCCTACAGAAAGAAAGTAGAAGTTTGAATAGTGATAATGTTAGAGCTGGCAACAGTAATGGTGGTAGAGAAGGAGGAGATGGCAATAGTGGACCTTCTGCTGTGAAGTTTACTGATAAACAGTATTTGAATATATTGCAGTCTATGGGACAGTCTGTTCatatttttgatgtttcagGTCGTATTATTTACTG GAACCGAACAGCGGAGAACCTTTATGGTTATTCAGCTGCAGAAGCTCTTGGTCAGGATGCTACTGGGCTTCTAATTGATCCTCGGGATTATGCGGTGGCGAATGGTATTATTCAACGGGTTAGTATGGGGGAGAAATGGACAGGGAAGTTTCCAGTTAAGAACAAAATGGCTGAAAGGTTTACAGTTGTTGCTACTAATACTCCATTATACGATGATGATGGCGCTTTGGTTGGGATTATTTGTGTATCGAGTGATTCACGGCCTTTTCAAGAAATGGAAGTTGCATTGTTGGATTCAAGGAACTTGGAAGCAGAGTCGAGCCATAGAAGGCCCAAGAATACTGTCATGACCAAACTTGGTCTTGATTCTCAACAGCCCTTGCAAGCAGCGGTTGcgtcaaaaatatcaaatttg GCATCCAAGGTGAGTAACAAAGTCAAGTCCAAAATTCAGATTGGAGAGAACAGCACGGATCGTGAAGTAGGGAGTGGGGATAGTCACTATTCTGACCATGGGTACTCAGATGCAGCTCTATCTGACCATCGGGAGGATGCAAATTCTAGTGGAGCTAGCACACCAAGAGGAGATTTGCATCCATCTCCTTTTGGTGTATTTTCTAATCTTGATGACAAGTCCCCAGTAAAACCATCCAGAGACTCTGGTGATGAGAGTGAAGGAAAGCCTGCAATTCACAAGATCATTACCTCAAAGGCAGAAGCATGGATTGGTAAGAAAGGGTTGTCGTGGCCCTGGAAAGGGAATGAAAAGGAAGGTTCAGAAGCAAGGACAACCCGTTTTGGGTGGCCATGGTTGCAAAATGATCAAGAGAGTGAAACGTATCATGAGACAAGTCCCTCTTCTGTTGCAAAATCTGAAAGCCAGGTCAGTGAAAGTATTCGGCCTGCCACTAATGAGGCCTCTGGGTCCTGGTCTTCAATTAATGTTAACAGCACAAGCAGTGCTAGTAGTTGCGGAAGTACCAGCAGTACTGTGAATAAGGTGGATATGGACACTGATTGCTTGGACTATGAAATATTGTGGGAGGACCTGACAATTGGAGAGCAAATTGGGCAAG GTTCTTGTGGAACTGTTTATCATGCCCTGTGGTACGGATCA GATGTTGCTGTCAAGGTATTCTCCAAGCAAGAATATTCAGATGATATTATACTTGCATTTCGACAAGAG GTATCTCTTATGAAGAGACTCCGGCATCCAAATGTTTTGCTCTTCATGGGTGCTGTGACTTCAACTCAGCGTCTCTGCATTGTTACAGAGTTCCTCCCACG TGGAAGTTTGTTTCGCTTACTGCAGAGGAACACAGCCAAACTAGATTGGAGACGGCGTGTTCACATGGCATTGGATATA GCTCGAGGTATGAACTATCTTCATCATTGCAACCCGCCTATCATTCATCGTGATCTGAAGTCTTCAAATCTCTTAGTTGACAAGAATTGGACTGTAAAG GTTGGAGATTTTGGTCTATCACGTCTAAAGCATGAAACTTATTTGACAACAAAGACCGGAAAGGGAACG CCTCAATGGATGGCACCCGAAGTTCTCCGTAATGAACCCTCTGATGAGAA GTCTGATATTTACAGCTATGGAGTAATACTTTGGGAGCTTTCCACTGAGAAGATCCCTTGGGATAATCTCAACTCAATGCAG TTTACTTGCAGGTGA